AAGTTAACTGGATTTTTGTTCAGTTCTATTCGTTGGTCGTCTATCGTTTTGATAATAGGATTATCTTCTGAATTGTGACTACCGAAATTTGAAACTTGTGGGGCCGGATCATAATCaaatgtttgtttattttgtgAGACTGTTTCAATTTCTTTTGGTTCTGTAATTGGACCGTTTATGAATATTTCTTTATGTGTTTTATCGACTGTAGGTTTTACAACAATTGGTTTTTGTGGTTCCACTTCATGTACAACTGTTTCTGCTGTATTTGATGAAGATGCGGCCATTATTTCTGTATTATCTGGTTGATAAATCGGTTTAACTGTTtgagaaattatatttttaacagttTGACTTGGATAAACAATAAATGGTGTTGTTGATTTCATTGTTGTTGGCTTAAATGTTGTAGTTTCAGGTGTTGTTGTTGTCTTCCTGTCAATAAACCCTGTAAGTGAAGCTTCCTCAATTGTTATTACCGGGTTAATGTTATCCAATGGATCAAAAGTTTTGTCAACAAGTGAAACCGAAGATTGTGTTTCAAACTCCGGAATTTCTTCCGTAATTGTCGTTACTTCCGTAATgtcttcattattatcatcgtATTCATCATCTAATGGCGTTGTAGATTGAATTTCTTTATCAACTATAGttgaactattatttttatcgtaattaaGACCTACCAAAGTAGTCTCACGAATGAAATCACGATTAACGTGAACCtcacttgatattttttcattatcatcgTTGTTATTTTGATCATCAAGTGTAGTAAGTGAAGACGTAGTGTAAAATCGTGAAGGTAACGTTACAGCCATACCAGCCTCACTATGCtttaatatttcatcatcACTTTCCGTAAAGTCTTCTAAGTCTTCCGTGTGGTCTTCAAGATCATGCTCTTCAAGGTCCTCAGCTGTATTATAATCTATGGcctctttattattatcattatcattataaataacatcACGATCTTCGTCTGTCACTTGAGATGTATCTTCGTAATCCGTATTAGTGTTTGTTGATACTGAtggtaatgatgatgatgatgacgacggtgttgatgttgatgagttaagaaaaattttaataggacTTAAAGTAGTCGTTACTGTGTATTCAGGTAGGCttacatttatttcttcatccATTGAAGTATTTCGTACATTCACGATGTCTTTGTCAAggctttgattttttattttgtttgaatCTTCCGTTATGTTTGATAGTAATTTTGTTGGAGATAAAATAAGTACTAGAGTTGATGATGATTCATTTAATGGATTTTCTTCTTTGTTGGAAATAACTGTACTATTTTTCGAATCTGTATTATTTGTTACATTGTACAACTGAATAGGAATtgtataatcaattatttcagaaCCATTTGAATTTGTTTCAATGATTTCTACAACAGGAATCAGTTGATCATTTTCTGGagatttatcatcattatgaggttttgttttgttattactattattgtt
The sequence above is drawn from the Microplitis demolitor isolate Queensland-Clemson2020A chromosome 3, iyMicDemo2.1a, whole genome shotgun sequence genome and encodes:
- the LOC103568583 gene encoding probable serine/threonine-protein kinase DDB_G0282963, which produces MFSSRKQKNNSSKLTCLLFLSILSSNVLSAPTSELKKSPSASSSKKIKSLDDPQHPSELAWGALLLVDSSILDSPSPPRRITPKSIFIAPPLQTCAEGYQPDSMNRCVKDVNINQEAYFDFLLQRLNAMYGNLGNPQQSDSSSSSSSSSSNGSLEPFQLNIPIIINSNKESSNLDNTSEKAPVSTFDDKRPENETKKQETIITVYEIEEPDNNNSNNKTKPHNDDKSPENDQLIPVVEIIETNSNGSEIIDYTIPIQLYNVTNNTDSKNSTVISNKEENPLNESSSTLVLILSPTKLLSNITEDSNKIKNQSLDKDIVNVRNTSMDEEINVSLPEYTVTTTLSPIKIFLNSSTSTPSSSSSSLPSVSTNTNTDYEDTSQVTDEDRDVIYNDNDNNKEAIDYNTAEDLEEHDLEDHTEDLEDFTESDDEILKHSEAGMAVTLPSRFYTTSSLTTLDDQNNNDDNEKISSEVHVNRDFIRETTLVGLNYDKNNSSTIVDKEIQSTTPLDDEYDDNNEDITEVTTITEEIPEFETQSSVSLVDKTFDPLDNINPVITIEEASLTGFIDRKTTTTPETTTFKPTTMKSTTPFIVYPSQTVKNIISQTVKPIYQPDNTEIMAASSSNTAETVVHEVEPQKPIVVKPTVDKTHKEIFINGPITEPKEIETVSQNKQTFDYDPAPQVSNFGSHNSEDNPIIKTIDDQRIELNKNPVNFFPNNNFQSSYNPPRDYIRFPSYDQSPNRPNYVRFPSEEANSIHTDDSKDRYHSHYPPGQNNRITTAKVGGFKRPLWPIPPTWRLDRQHLREKSDSHDDDQKQSESTPMLMRFWKRMPLILDPSLINDSSHPTFPQTSSQSETNERTGRSYSSRRINYYQEMSPQDVTQSFARIQR